Proteins found in one Enterococcus sp. 9D6_DIV0238 genomic segment:
- a CDS encoding YfhO family protein: MKKKIRAFTKENWPYMTASFFIPFFVMVIVYLSLGIYPGSSRSVMASDSFSQFSNFHASFNNVLHGKQSIFYTWNASLGLNYLSLISYYLGGLFTPLVLLFKNQNIPDALYLITLLKIGSAGLSFWVFARNTYKMPKWGHVMLSVPYALMSFATAHSEIIMWLDAFTYLPLVILGIHRLMDKQKPTLLFVSYLLLFISNFYMGFMIGVFSFLYFIARTLTNWTLYKKRIVSYGLTSLLAGGASMILVLPAVLDLRANGETLSQVTQFRTEATAFWDIVMKNMIGVYDTTKYGSIPFIYIGLLPLIFCVFYFVTKEIPWKNKVLFGSLFVILIASFYITPLNLFWHGMHAPNMFLFRYSFLFSFLVVLLAGYGFEKFKQDDLGLLAGTTIILIAIFALAEGTKSATSYDYIPITTFILTVVFLLLYLAGIVFYQLKKIPMNYLIILLLLLVSTEAFINTNAMLNGILEDWNYASRSLYSEPYPSLKQLVDKTKKDNDSFYRLENLNPVSSNDSINYGYSGVSLFSSIRNRHSSSYLNDLGFRARGTALNIRYPNNTLLMDSLVGIKYNISESDPLKFGFSPTDKAGKFSLYENSNALPLGFLADKDIYSVKQPANDNLSSQTNLFNALADQKQNYFTFYQPTILNKNNVKIEQNGTSVTYREVQNNVAKDITWTVDVPANTQAYLSLFPTDFAQLESSTATMSVNGTSQKSQINITGQYYNLGYYDTPTTVTFTVSFYGTTAVSFMEPKVVGMDTKAFEQSVQAIQDKGADLSAKGRKATGTVTADKDQVLLTTIPYDKGWKAYVDGKKVPVKAFKKAFVSIPVTKGEHTIKFVYLPEGFILGTILFVTCIGGFVFYVRVINKPKLALVKPRKRKRK, encoded by the coding sequence ATGAAGAAAAAAATTCGTGCATTTACCAAAGAAAACTGGCCTTATATGACCGCCAGCTTTTTCATTCCTTTTTTTGTAATGGTCATTGTTTATCTAAGTCTTGGTATCTATCCAGGGAGCAGCCGCAGTGTGATGGCGAGTGACTCCTTTTCACAATTTTCTAATTTTCATGCAAGCTTCAATAATGTTCTTCATGGAAAACAAAGTATTTTTTATACATGGAATGCTTCTCTAGGTCTAAATTATCTTTCTTTGATTTCTTATTACCTTGGCGGACTTTTTACACCGCTTGTATTACTTTTTAAAAATCAAAATATTCCTGATGCACTCTATCTGATTACCTTACTAAAAATTGGATCAGCGGGTCTGTCTTTTTGGGTCTTTGCAAGAAATACCTATAAGATGCCAAAATGGGGCCATGTCATGCTTAGTGTTCCTTATGCACTAATGTCATTTGCCACTGCTCATTCTGAGATCATCATGTGGCTGGATGCCTTTACATATTTACCGTTGGTCATATTGGGGATTCATCGATTGATGGATAAACAAAAACCAACATTGTTATTCGTCAGTTATTTGCTATTGTTCATCTCTAATTTTTACATGGGCTTTATGATCGGTGTCTTTTCATTCCTTTATTTCATTGCTCGGACATTGACCAATTGGACGCTATACAAAAAAAGGATCGTTTCTTATGGGCTGACCTCTTTACTAGCAGGCGGCGCATCGATGATTTTAGTCCTACCAGCTGTCCTTGATTTAAGAGCAAATGGGGAAACCTTGTCTCAAGTGACTCAATTCAGAACAGAAGCAACTGCTTTTTGGGATATTGTCATGAAAAATATGATCGGTGTCTATGACACGACTAAATATGGCTCGATCCCTTTCATTTATATTGGTTTACTTCCATTGATTTTCTGTGTCTTTTATTTTGTCACAAAAGAAATTCCTTGGAAAAATAAAGTGCTGTTTGGTAGTTTATTCGTTATTTTGATCGCTAGTTTTTACATTACACCACTGAATTTATTTTGGCATGGGATGCATGCACCGAATATGTTTTTATTCCGTTACAGCTTCTTATTCTCTTTTCTGGTGGTGCTTCTAGCTGGATATGGCTTTGAAAAATTCAAACAGGATGATTTAGGTTTGCTGGCAGGAACGACGATTATTTTGATCGCTATCTTTGCTTTAGCAGAAGGTACAAAAAGCGCAACGAGCTATGACTATATTCCGATCACTACGTTTATCTTGACGGTCGTATTTTTACTTTTATATTTAGCTGGGATCGTTTTTTACCAATTGAAAAAAATTCCGATGAACTATCTGATCATCTTATTACTATTATTGGTATCAACCGAAGCATTTATCAATACAAATGCCATGTTAAACGGTATTTTGGAGGATTGGAACTATGCTTCCCGCAGCTTGTATAGTGAGCCGTATCCGTCACTCAAGCAGCTAGTCGATAAAACAAAAAAAGACAATGATTCCTTCTATCGTCTGGAAAACCTGAACCCTGTTTCATCGAATGATAGTATCAATTACGGCTATAGTGGTGTCAGCCTGTTTTCTTCAATAAGAAATCGTCATTCCTCTTCTTATTTGAATGACCTAGGTTTTAGAGCAAGGGGAACTGCACTGAATATTCGTTATCCGAACAACACACTATTGATGGATTCATTAGTCGGGATCAAATACAACATTTCTGAAAGTGATCCTTTGAAATTCGGCTTTTCCCCAACGGATAAAGCTGGAAAATTCTCATTATATGAAAATAGCAATGCACTGCCTTTAGGCTTTTTAGCAGACAAAGACATTTATTCTGTAAAACAGCCAGCCAATGACAATTTAAGTAGTCAAACTAATTTATTCAACGCATTAGCTGACCAGAAACAAAACTATTTTACATTTTATCAACCAACGATCCTCAATAAAAACAATGTGAAGATCGAACAAAATGGAACATCTGTGACTTACCGAGAAGTTCAAAATAACGTCGCTAAAGATATTACATGGACGGTCGATGTACCAGCAAACACACAAGCATACCTTAGCTTGTTCCCGACAGACTTTGCTCAGCTTGAAAGCTCAACAGCAACTATGTCGGTAAATGGGACAAGTCAAAAATCTCAAATCAACATTACTGGACAATACTATAATCTAGGATATTATGACACTCCTACAACGGTCACATTCACGGTCAGCTTCTACGGTACAACAGCTGTGAGCTTTATGGAGCCAAAAGTGGTTGGAATGGATACCAAGGCCTTTGAACAATCTGTTCAGGCGATCCAGGATAAAGGTGCTGATCTATCTGCTAAAGGCCGTAAAGCAACTGGAACGGTCACCGCAGATAAAGACCAAGTGCTTTTAACAACGATTCCATATGATAAAGGCTGGAAGGCTTATGTCGATGGCAAAAAAGTTCCTGTAAAAGCATTTAAAAAGGCCTTTGTAAGTATTCCTGTAACAAAAGGTGAACACACGATCAAATTCGTTTATTTACCGGAAGGCTTTATCCTTGGTACAATTTTATTCGTTACCTGTATTGGTGGTTTTGTATTTTATGTACGCGTGATCAATAAGCCTAAACTGGCTTTGGTCAAACCTCGGAAACGGAAGAGAAAATAA
- a CDS encoding alpha/beta hydrolase: protein MMEHLTMTQSWDKVFPKSDTVDHRKVTFHTRYGLTLAADLYEPKNSTGKLAAIAVAGPFGAVKEQSSGLYAQTMAEKGFLTLAFDPSFTGESSGQPRYVASPDINTEDFQAAVDFLSTLDHVDPEKIGILGICGWGGMALNAAAIDTRIKVTVTATMYDMSRVNANGYFDGMNEDARYDLRKNLNAQRIIDYKNGSYTRAGGVIDPLPEDAPYFVKDYHDYYKTARGYHERSLNSTDGWNITSSLSFMNMPLLQYSNEIRSAVLMIHGEKAHSLYFSQDAFKRLTGKNKELLILPNASHTDLYDQLEVIPFEKISAFFEKHFD, encoded by the coding sequence ATGATGGAACATTTAACAATGACACAAAGCTGGGACAAAGTTTTTCCGAAAAGTGATACGGTCGATCACCGAAAAGTAACTTTTCATACGCGATATGGGTTAACCTTGGCTGCAGATCTTTACGAGCCCAAAAACTCCACTGGTAAATTAGCTGCGATCGCTGTTGCTGGACCGTTTGGAGCAGTTAAGGAGCAATCGTCAGGATTATACGCACAAACAATGGCTGAAAAAGGGTTTTTGACCCTTGCGTTTGATCCGTCTTTTACAGGTGAAAGTAGTGGTCAGCCCCGCTACGTTGCTTCTCCTGATATCAACACAGAAGACTTTCAAGCAGCAGTCGATTTTCTTTCTACACTAGACCATGTCGATCCGGAAAAAATCGGTATCCTCGGAATCTGTGGCTGGGGCGGTATGGCATTGAATGCAGCTGCCATCGATACACGAATCAAAGTGACTGTTACCGCGACAATGTACGATATGTCTCGTGTAAATGCCAATGGCTATTTTGATGGGATGAATGAAGATGCCCGATATGATCTGCGTAAAAATTTAAATGCACAACGAATAATAGATTACAAAAATGGATCTTATACAAGAGCCGGCGGCGTGATCGATCCGCTACCTGAAGATGCTCCATACTTTGTCAAAGACTATCATGACTATTATAAAACTGCTCGCGGCTATCACGAACGATCCCTCAACTCAACGGACGGCTGGAACATTACTTCATCGCTTTCTTTTATGAACATGCCTCTTTTGCAGTACAGCAATGAAATTCGCAGTGCTGTTTTAATGATTCATGGTGAAAAGGCCCACTCTCTCTATTTCAGTCAAGATGCGTTTAAACGATTAACTGGTAAAAACAAAGAGCTGCTGATTCTACCAAATGCATCCCACACAGACTTGTATGACCAGTTGGAGGTCATTCCATTTGAGAAAATTTCAGCTTTTTTTGAGAAACACTTTGATTAA
- a CDS encoding MerR family transcriptional regulator, whose translation MFTIGQVSEMFHLPISTLRYYDKEGLFPNMQRVSGARRFSEKEIEALRVIECLKKSGLEIKDIKKFMDWSTQGSQTYAQRKELFEKQRVVVENEIEKLEKVLDMLKYKCWYYDIAIEDGDEMRIATMLPDQLPEEIQEHYDNAHAI comes from the coding sequence ATGTTTACGATCGGACAGGTGTCAGAAATGTTTCATTTACCAATATCGACGTTACGATACTATGATAAAGAAGGTCTATTCCCTAATATGCAAAGAGTGTCTGGTGCAAGACGGTTTTCAGAAAAAGAAATAGAAGCATTAAGGGTCATCGAATGCTTAAAAAAATCAGGTTTAGAAATAAAAGATATCAAAAAATTTATGGATTGGAGTACTCAAGGCAGTCAAACGTATGCCCAACGGAAAGAGCTGTTTGAGAAGCAGCGTGTAGTAGTTGAAAATGAAATAGAAAAATTAGAAAAAGTACTGGATATGCTTAAATACAAATGCTGGTATTATGATATAGCTATTGAAGATGGAGATGAAATGCGCATAGCAACAATGCTGCCGGATCAATTACCTGAAGAAATTCAAGAACATTATGATAATGCACATGCTATCTAA
- the hisJ gene encoding histidinol-phosphatase HisJ → MKRDGHTHTEFCPHGNVEDTELLIRRAIQLGFKEYSITEHAPLPPSIQEKAAGDPLVWTTASMALNDVDNYFKKMNLLKKKYASDILIHIGFELDYFSDYQDWTKDFLTEYGPLTDDGILSVHFLEGKSGLRGIDYSFEEYRDGIVEHSGSFEHAQTLYYQTVLASLEADLGQWKPTRLGHISLCQKFQNFFDEATDYSLENQALVHTLLSRVKQENYSLDLNTAGFYKQGYQQSYPQVWIIKKALELGIPLVYGSDTHALTDIGRSYSDVENFL, encoded by the coding sequence ATGAAACGAGATGGACATACACATACTGAATTTTGCCCTCATGGCAATGTCGAGGATACAGAACTGTTGATTCGCAGAGCTATCCAATTAGGATTCAAAGAATATAGCATCACTGAACATGCTCCTTTGCCTCCAAGCATACAGGAAAAAGCAGCCGGAGATCCTTTAGTGTGGACAACTGCTTCAATGGCTCTTAACGATGTGGATAACTATTTTAAGAAGATGAATTTATTGAAGAAAAAATATGCCTCTGATATTCTTATCCACATTGGTTTTGAACTAGATTATTTTTCTGATTATCAGGACTGGACAAAAGACTTTTTAACAGAGTATGGTCCCCTAACAGATGATGGTATTTTATCTGTTCACTTTCTTGAAGGCAAGAGCGGGCTGCGCGGAATCGACTATTCTTTCGAGGAATATAGAGATGGTATTGTAGAACACTCGGGCAGCTTTGAACATGCGCAAACTCTTTATTATCAAACAGTTTTAGCCTCCTTAGAAGCAGATTTAGGACAATGGAAGCCTACGCGTTTAGGACATATCTCTCTATGCCAAAAGTTCCAAAATTTCTTTGATGAAGCAACGGACTATTCTTTAGAAAACCAGGCACTTGTCCACACCCTTTTGTCCCGAGTAAAGCAAGAAAATTACAGCCTTGATTTAAACACTGCGGGATTTTATAAACAAGGTTATCAACAGAGTTATCCACAGGTGTGGATAATTAAAAAAGCCCTTGAACTAGGTATTCCTTTGGTTTACGGATCTGATACCCATGCTTTAACAGATATAGGTCGTAGTTATTCCGATGTGGAAAACTTTCTTTAA
- a CDS encoding glutamate-5-semialdehyde dehydrogenase codes for MTDLNILGKQAKETAYQLSLMDTKVKNELLLHMADELEKNTDIILTENQKDLLQAKDNGITDTMLDRLRLTSDRIKEMAEGIRQVATLPDPIGEVEKMWKNEDGLMIGKQRVPLGVIGIIYESRPNVTTDAASLCFKTGNAVILRGGKEAFHSNKILVEVLQHALKQKNASPFAIQFVDDTSRETAQQLMKLNDYLDVLIPRGGANLIKTVLTTATVPVIETGTGNCHVYIDKDAQLKMATDIIVNAKCQRPSVCNAAETLLIHQDIAAEFLPVIEKALAEYEVELRADERAGAIFSRSIPATEIDWETEFNDYILAVKVVDSLEEAIQHINHYNTKHSESIVSDNYFATQQFLKQVDAAAVYANASTRFTDGFVFGFGAEIGISTQKLHARGPMGLAELTSTKYIVYGDGQYRK; via the coding sequence ATGACTGACCTAAATATATTAGGAAAACAAGCAAAAGAAACAGCTTATCAGCTCAGCCTGATGGACACAAAAGTAAAAAATGAATTATTGCTGCATATGGCGGATGAACTAGAAAAAAATACTGACATCATTTTGACTGAAAATCAAAAAGATTTGCTTCAAGCCAAAGATAACGGTATCACTGATACCATGTTGGATCGCTTACGTTTGACTAGTGATCGGATCAAAGAAATGGCAGAAGGCATTCGCCAAGTTGCCACTTTACCTGACCCGATCGGAGAAGTCGAGAAAATGTGGAAAAATGAAGATGGCCTGATGATCGGAAAGCAACGGGTTCCATTGGGCGTTATCGGAATCATCTATGAATCTCGGCCAAATGTCACAACGGATGCTGCCAGTCTATGCTTTAAAACGGGTAATGCTGTTATTTTGCGTGGAGGTAAAGAAGCGTTCCACTCAAATAAAATTCTAGTCGAAGTATTACAACATGCGCTAAAACAAAAAAATGCTTCTCCTTTTGCGATCCAATTTGTTGATGATACTTCTCGTGAGACAGCACAGCAGTTGATGAAGTTAAATGACTATCTTGACGTGTTGATTCCTCGCGGCGGTGCCAACCTGATCAAAACTGTCTTAACAACAGCTACTGTTCCCGTGATCGAAACTGGTACAGGGAACTGCCATGTTTATATCGACAAAGATGCACAACTAAAAATGGCAACAGATATCATCGTCAATGCCAAATGTCAACGCCCTTCTGTTTGTAATGCTGCAGAAACGTTGTTGATCCATCAGGATATCGCTGCTGAATTTTTACCAGTGATCGAAAAAGCGCTAGCTGAATATGAGGTCGAATTACGTGCGGATGAACGAGCAGGAGCGATTTTTTCCCGTTCCATCCCTGCAACGGAAATCGATTGGGAAACAGAGTTCAATGACTACATCTTAGCTGTCAAAGTCGTGGATTCTTTAGAAGAAGCCATCCAGCATATCAATCATTACAATACAAAACATTCTGAAAGTATTGTTAGTGATAATTATTTTGCGACACAGCAATTTTTGAAGCAAGTGGATGCTGCAGCAGTCTACGCAAATGCCTCAACTCGTTTTACAGATGGCTTTGTTTTCGGATTTGGGGCAGAAATCGGGATCAGCACTCAAAAGCTACACGCTAGAGGACCAATGGGCTTAGCTGAGTTGACCTCTACGAAATATATCGTTTATGGCGATGGTCAATATCGCAAGTAA
- the proB gene encoding glutamate 5-kinase — MRKQLKEAKRIVIKVGTSTLIYPNGNINLSAIDQLAFTLTDLQNQGKEIILVSSGAIGVGLNKLNMDKRPPTIPEQQAVAAVGQAELMNIYNQRFLTYSQQIAQLLLTRDVIEFPESRQNVINTMEQLLKMDIIPVINENDTVAIDELDHLTKFGDNDQLSAIVAQLIQADALIMLSDIDGFFSDNPNTNKEATLFSEINEINEELLELAGGKGSRFGTGGMYSKLKAAERILEHNGAMILANGKQPKIIFDILDGEMIGTLFI, encoded by the coding sequence ATGCGAAAACAATTAAAAGAAGCAAAACGAATCGTGATCAAAGTCGGAACAAGTACTTTGATCTACCCGAATGGAAATATCAATTTAAGTGCCATCGACCAACTGGCGTTTACCTTGACTGATTTACAGAATCAAGGGAAAGAAATCATCTTGGTTTCCTCTGGTGCCATCGGGGTCGGCTTAAATAAATTAAATATGGACAAGCGTCCTCCAACCATCCCGGAACAACAAGCGGTGGCTGCTGTAGGACAGGCTGAGCTGATGAACATTTACAACCAACGTTTTTTAACATATAGTCAGCAAATTGCTCAATTATTATTGACACGAGATGTCATTGAATTTCCAGAAAGCCGCCAAAATGTGATCAATACGATGGAACAATTGCTTAAAATGGATATCATTCCGGTCATCAACGAAAATGACACTGTGGCAATCGATGAATTAGATCATTTAACTAAATTCGGAGATAATGACCAGCTTTCAGCTATCGTTGCACAACTCATTCAAGCAGATGCCCTGATCATGTTATCAGATATCGATGGTTTCTTTTCTGACAATCCAAATACGAACAAAGAAGCCACTCTTTTTTCAGAGATCAACGAAATCAACGAGGAACTTCTAGAATTGGCAGGCGGTAAAGGCAGCCGTTTTGGTACCGGAGGCATGTACAGTAAATTGAAAGCTGCTGAACGAATCCTTGAACACAATGGTGCGATGATTTTAGCAAATGGCAAACAACCCAAAATAATTTTTGATATTTTAGACGGCGAAATGATCGGCACATTATTTATTTAG
- a CDS encoding DUF1015 domain-containing protein, whose amino-acid sequence MVMIHPFKGIRPSEKFSAQIATLPYDVLSSQEARELGKNNPYSYLHIDKAEIDLPESLSPYDDQVYAKAADNLQAFLQKQWLIQDDQPLFYLYELTMNGRAQTGLVACTAIADYTDGKIKKHEFTRPEKEVDRIRHIEACDANTSPIFLTYRRNQTIQELMDFWKKTQTPVYDFTGFHDVIHRVWLINDTHVIEQLETAFAQEVPALYIADGHHRTESAVKVGQKKKETQPNAPETAEFNYFLSVIFPKEELEILDYNRILNVPIKADFFTRLEKIFTVEKVEAGKPDQPKTFGMYIAGQWYQLTAKNSILSDDPVDGLDVSLLQNHVFADLFGIQDIRTDKRIDFVGGIRGMKELEQAVDSGEWTVAFSVYPTTMDDLLNVADAGKIMPPKSTWFEPKLLSGLFVHDLETK is encoded by the coding sequence ATGGTCATGATCCATCCATTCAAAGGGATTCGTCCTTCGGAAAAATTTAGCGCACAAATCGCTACGCTGCCTTATGATGTTCTAAGCTCTCAAGAGGCAAGAGAACTGGGAAAAAACAATCCCTATTCTTATCTACACATTGATAAAGCTGAAATCGATTTGCCTGAAAGTTTGTCTCCTTATGATGATCAAGTCTATGCAAAAGCTGCCGACAACTTACAAGCCTTTTTACAAAAACAATGGCTTATACAAGATGATCAGCCACTCTTCTATCTTTATGAATTAACCATGAATGGTCGAGCTCAAACAGGGCTTGTCGCTTGTACAGCAATCGCTGATTACACTGATGGAAAAATCAAAAAACATGAATTTACACGACCAGAAAAAGAGGTCGATCGCATCCGTCATATCGAAGCTTGTGATGCAAACACCAGCCCGATTTTTCTAACCTATCGCCGTAATCAAACGATTCAAGAATTGATGGACTTCTGGAAAAAAACACAAACACCAGTCTATGATTTTACTGGCTTCCACGATGTTATTCATCGAGTATGGCTGATCAATGATACCCATGTGATCGAGCAACTAGAAACAGCATTTGCCCAAGAAGTTCCTGCATTATATATTGCTGATGGTCACCATCGGACAGAGTCCGCAGTCAAAGTAGGACAAAAGAAAAAAGAAACACAACCTAACGCACCTGAAACAGCAGAGTTCAACTATTTTTTATCAGTGATTTTTCCAAAAGAAGAACTCGAGATCCTAGACTACAATCGAATTTTGAACGTTCCGATCAAGGCTGATTTCTTTACGCGTTTAGAAAAGATATTCACTGTAGAAAAAGTTGAAGCAGGTAAACCTGATCAACCAAAAACATTTGGCATGTATATAGCTGGACAATGGTATCAATTAACAGCCAAAAACAGCATCTTGTCAGACGATCCAGTAGATGGATTAGATGTTTCTCTACTTCAAAATCACGTATTCGCCGATCTTTTCGGGATTCAGGATATCCGAACAGATAAACGAATCGATTTTGTTGGAGGCATTCGCGGAATGAAGGAATTGGAACAAGCGGTAGATAGTGGTGAATGGACAGTTGCTTTTTCAGTTTATCCGACAACGATGGATGACTTGCTGAATGTGGCAGATGCTGGAAAAATCATGCCGCCAAAATCAACTTGGTTTGAACCAAAATTATTAAGCGGATTATTTGTTCATGATTTAGAGACAAAATGA
- a CDS encoding 3-phosphoglycerate dehydrogenase family protein: MYDIKTFNAIAPVGLARFDEQNFTINQTETPAGIILRSQKLHDYDFPDSVLAVARAGAGTNNVPVKQCTEDGIVVFNTPGANANAVKELVIACLLLSVRPILKGANWVQTLTGADAEEQAEAQKKQFAGTELEGKKLGVIGLGAIGAMVANDAYRLGMEVTGFDPFVSVDTAWSISRRVKRAQSMEEVLKTCDFITIHVPLSENTHHLIGKEQLKQMKKTAVLLNFARGELVETSAVLDAIDQGEISNFVTDFADERLLNNENILVLPHLGASTEEAEVNCAKMAARTLKKFLETGNIKRSVNFPTVEMSFNSPYRLTIIHRNVPNMLGQISTSIATLDINIDNMINRSRDDYAYTILDIAETDEEKIAAAAAKIQSSENIIRVRTIKNTEAVSY; the protein is encoded by the coding sequence ATGTATGATATTAAAACATTCAATGCCATTGCTCCAGTTGGGCTAGCCCGTTTTGATGAGCAAAACTTTACGATAAATCAAACTGAAACCCCTGCTGGTATCATCCTGCGTAGTCAAAAACTTCATGATTATGATTTTCCTGACTCTGTGCTAGCAGTTGCTCGAGCAGGTGCAGGCACTAACAACGTCCCTGTTAAACAATGTACAGAAGACGGAATCGTCGTCTTTAACACACCTGGCGCCAATGCTAATGCGGTAAAAGAGTTGGTCATCGCCTGCTTATTATTATCTGTCCGCCCGATCCTAAAAGGGGCAAACTGGGTCCAAACCTTAACAGGAGCAGACGCCGAAGAACAAGCAGAAGCTCAAAAAAAGCAATTTGCTGGAACTGAGCTTGAAGGAAAAAAATTAGGTGTCATCGGGTTAGGCGCCATTGGTGCCATGGTCGCTAATGACGCTTACCGCTTGGGGATGGAAGTAACAGGCTTTGATCCTTTCGTTTCTGTTGATACCGCGTGGAGTATTTCTCGACGGGTCAAACGAGCGCAAAGTATGGAAGAAGTATTAAAAACCTGTGATTTTATTACTATTCATGTTCCATTATCAGAAAATACCCATCATTTGATCGGCAAAGAACAATTGAAGCAAATGAAAAAGACAGCCGTTCTTTTAAACTTTGCCCGTGGTGAGTTAGTTGAAACATCTGCGGTTCTTGATGCTATCGATCAAGGAGAAATCAGCAATTTTGTCACTGATTTCGCAGACGAACGTTTATTGAACAACGAAAACATTTTAGTTTTACCTCACTTAGGCGCTTCAACAGAAGAAGCAGAAGTTAATTGTGCTAAAATGGCGGCGCGAACATTGAAGAAATTTTTGGAAACAGGCAATATCAAACGTTCTGTCAACTTCCCAACGGTAGAAATGAGCTTCAATTCACCTTATCGTTTAACGATCATTCATAGAAATGTGCCAAATATGCTTGGTCAAATTTCAACCAGCATCGCTACATTAGATATCAATATCGACAATATGATCAATCGCAGCCGAGATGATTATGCATACACCATTCTTGATATTGCTGAAACAGATGAAGAAAAAATTGCAGCTGCGGCCGCAAAAATCCAGTCATCAGAAAACATCATTCGTGTCAGAACCATCAAAAATACTGAGGCGGTGAGTTATTAA
- the serC gene encoding 3-phosphoserine/phosphohydroxythreonine transaminase gives MKTVYNFSAGPAVLPKSVLEKAQSELVNYENSGMSVMELSHRSSLFEAIIEDAETLLRELMNIPDNYKVLFLQGGASTQFTMVPLNLAQNKKALYVNTGSWAKKAISEAKKIDNVAVEVIASSEDQNFTYIPEIRREDIPQDAAYVHITTNNTIEGTTIYDLPDTGDVPIVADMSSNILSIDYNVADFGLIYAGAQKNIGPAGLTVVIVREDLIGQADVLSAMLDYDIHAKNGSMYNTPPTYSIYMAKLVFEWIKEHGGVSQMEKQNKEKAALLYDEIEASSLFSSPVVKKDRSINNIPFVTEDEVLDKKFNQEALAAGFENLKGHRSVGGMRASLYNAFPKAGVEALVTFMKKFEAENGGTN, from the coding sequence ATGAAAACTGTTTATAATTTTTCAGCTGGTCCCGCCGTTCTACCAAAAAGTGTTTTGGAAAAAGCCCAATCCGAATTGGTGAACTATGAAAACAGCGGCATGTCCGTAATGGAGTTGAGTCATCGTTCCTCCCTTTTTGAAGCTATTATTGAAGATGCTGAAACTTTACTCAGAGAATTGATGAATATTCCCGATAATTATAAAGTACTATTCTTGCAAGGTGGTGCTAGTACACAATTTACGATGGTTCCTTTAAACCTTGCGCAAAACAAGAAGGCCTTGTACGTCAATACAGGATCTTGGGCGAAAAAAGCGATCAGTGAGGCTAAGAAGATCGACAATGTAGCCGTTGAAGTGATTGCTTCTAGTGAAGACCAAAATTTCACTTATATCCCTGAAATCCGTAGAGAAGATATCCCGCAAGATGCTGCTTATGTGCACATCACAACGAATAATACGATTGAAGGAACAACCATTTATGATTTACCAGATACTGGTGATGTTCCTATTGTTGCCGACATGTCATCAAATATTTTATCTATCGATTACAATGTAGCTGATTTTGGCTTGATTTACGCTGGTGCACAAAAAAATATTGGTCCAGCTGGTCTGACAGTTGTGATCGTTCGTGAAGATCTGATCGGTCAGGCAGACGTCTTAAGCGCTATGTTAGATTATGATATTCATGCGAAAAATGGTTCTATGTACAATACACCGCCAACCTATAGTATTTATATGGCAAAGCTTGTCTTTGAATGGATCAAAGAACACGGTGGAGTTAGTCAAATGGAAAAACAAAATAAGGAAAAAGCCGCACTTTTATATGACGAGATCGAGGCATCTAGCCTATTTTCTTCTCCAGTTGTTAAAAAGGACCGCTCGATCAATAACATTCCATTTGTGACTGAAGACGAAGTTCTTGATAAAAAGTTCAATCAAGAAGCTTTGGCAGCTGGATTTGAAAACCTCAAAGGACATCGTTCTGTCGGCGGTATGCGCGCTAGTCTTTATAACGCATTTCCCAAAGCAGGTGTTGAGGCCCTAGTTACATTCATGAAAAAATTTGAAGCAGAAAATGGAGGAACGAACTAA